The following coding sequences are from one Frigoribacterium sp. Leaf415 window:
- a CDS encoding GNAT family N-acetyltransferase, protein MIHDVRLAGDGVRLDPLGVADAAALWPLTDDALWAGMVTPRPASVEAYAEHVEAQVANPTTLAFTVRGADDGEVRGTTTLYDLVPAQGRVEIGSTWYARAFWGGRTNPATKLLLLGHAFDTLGLNRVALRCDARNLRSAAAIRRLGAVPEGVLRSHRVAADGTVGDTAYFSIVRGEWPDVRAGLEARLA, encoded by the coding sequence GTGATCCACGACGTGCGGCTGGCCGGTGACGGCGTGCGGCTCGACCCGCTCGGGGTCGCCGACGCGGCCGCTCTCTGGCCGCTGACCGACGACGCGCTGTGGGCGGGCATGGTGACGCCGCGTCCGGCGAGCGTCGAGGCGTACGCCGAGCACGTGGAGGCGCAGGTCGCGAACCCGACGACCCTCGCGTTCACGGTGCGTGGCGCGGACGACGGCGAGGTGCGGGGCACGACGACGCTGTACGACCTCGTCCCGGCGCAGGGGCGGGTCGAGATCGGCAGCACCTGGTACGCCCGTGCGTTCTGGGGCGGACGGACGAACCCGGCGACGAAGCTGCTGCTGCTCGGGCACGCGTTCGACACCCTCGGGCTGAACCGGGTCGCGCTGCGCTGCGACGCCCGCAACCTGCGGAGCGCTGCGGCGATCCGCCGGTTGGGCGCCGTGCCCGAGGGGGTGCTCCGGTCGCACCGGGTCGCCGCCGACGGCACCGTGGGCGACACGGCCTACTTCTCGATCGTGCGTGGCGAATGGCCCGACGTGCGGGCCGGTCTGGAGGCGCGGCTCGCCTGA
- the solA gene encoding N-methyl-L-tryptophan oxidase — protein sequence MNDATSASSAPGPLDPPLDADVIVVGLGAWGAQALWRLAERGQRVIGVERFGIGHPMGSTHGATRLFRIACMEHPGLAPIATRARDLWYDLGERTGQTLLRQTGGVMVGPRDGHVVAGTLRAVHEAGLESTVFEHDELVARFPQYAGFGPDDIGVWDPAAGISYPEKGVRAAVEVARSLGATVLTDTRVTSIDPVEGGVEVTAGGRVLRAARVVVTLGAWTPQFVDHPLVARRTPLFWFEGTTPEATAPGGDFDLAAFPVFIRQLPDGTTLWGHGADHGDGDGYAVKIGLEDSGGAFEDAEADTVDRYIHPAADYGMLSAAVARAFPGLDPTPAKAIACMVTNSPDRQFVIGHPGGDPRVVVAGGDSGHGFKHAPAIGELLAQLAVDEEPFTDIDFMSPDRGYDGTSWLDEDDHEATRAATADPAAAADATERLTVPS from the coding sequence ATGAACGACGCCACCAGCGCCTCCTCGGCACCCGGACCCCTCGACCCGCCCCTCGACGCCGACGTCATCGTCGTCGGTCTCGGCGCCTGGGGAGCCCAGGCGCTCTGGCGGCTGGCCGAGCGCGGGCAGCGCGTGATCGGCGTCGAGCGCTTCGGCATCGGCCACCCGATGGGCTCGACCCACGGCGCGACCCGGCTGTTCCGCATCGCCTGCATGGAGCACCCGGGGCTCGCCCCGATCGCGACCCGCGCCCGCGACCTCTGGTACGACCTGGGTGAGCGCACCGGACAGACCCTGTTGCGTCAGACGGGCGGCGTCATGGTCGGCCCCCGCGACGGTCACGTCGTCGCCGGCACCCTGCGAGCCGTCCACGAGGCCGGGCTCGAGTCGACCGTGTTCGAGCACGACGAACTCGTCGCCCGCTTCCCGCAGTACGCCGGTTTCGGCCCGGACGACATCGGCGTGTGGGACCCGGCCGCCGGCATCAGCTACCCCGAGAAGGGCGTGCGGGCCGCGGTCGAGGTGGCCCGGTCGCTCGGGGCGACGGTGCTGACCGACACCCGGGTGACATCGATCGACCCGGTCGAAGGGGGAGTCGAGGTCACGGCCGGCGGACGGGTGCTGCGGGCCGCCCGCGTCGTGGTGACGCTCGGCGCCTGGACCCCGCAGTTCGTCGACCATCCGCTCGTCGCCCGCCGCACCCCGCTGTTCTGGTTCGAGGGCACGACTCCCGAGGCGACGGCACCGGGCGGCGACTTCGACCTCGCGGCGTTCCCGGTGTTCATCCGCCAGCTGCCCGACGGCACCACCCTCTGGGGTCACGGCGCGGACCACGGCGACGGCGACGGCTACGCCGTCAAGATCGGGCTCGAGGACTCGGGCGGCGCCTTCGAGGACGCCGAGGCCGACACGGTCGACCGGTACATCCACCCCGCGGCGGATTACGGCATGCTCTCGGCGGCCGTGGCCCGAGCCTTCCCGGGGCTCGACCCGACCCCCGCCAAGGCGATCGCCTGCATGGTGACGAACTCGCCCGACCGCCAGTTCGTCATCGGCCACCCGGGCGGCGACCCCCGCGTCGTCGTCGCCGGCGGCGACAGCGGCCACGGTTTCAAGCACGCCCCCGCGATCGGTGAGCTGCTCGCCCAGCTCGCCGTCGACGAGGAACCGTTCACCGACATCGACTTCATGAGCCCGGACCGCGGCTACGACGGCACGTCCTGGCTCGACGAGGACGACCACGAGGCCACCCGCGCCGCGACAGCAGACCCGGCCGCGGCGGCCGACGCGACCGAGCGCCTGACGGTGCCGTCCTGA
- a CDS encoding LysR family transcriptional regulator → MTDERPTMEIRELTYFMAVADDLSFTKAAARLQMSQPPLSQAISRLEAKLGTRLFERQARTAPRLTPAGELLKREGKRILHQIEQTESLLDSVVADVQPLRVGSISSVLAGLLPTVVRAFSASHPGARVLVEESEEQAILSDLVRGSVDLGFTRVRSIDDRFEVEQLALEPLVVALPDTHRLAGETSVPLGELADDDFIMFNREDAPQAYDRIVMSCVRAGFNPRIPIHAVNDLSMLSTVACGLGVSLMPYLSSYIPIPGVRFVTIAEDWARTALSMLWLSGRPNPMTTAFTAQIRTELTVMRDRDLRAGRITLELIGA, encoded by the coding sequence GTGACCGACGAGAGGCCGACGATGGAGATCCGAGAGCTCACCTACTTCATGGCGGTCGCCGACGACCTCTCGTTCACGAAGGCCGCGGCGCGGCTGCAGATGAGCCAGCCGCCGCTCAGCCAGGCGATCTCGCGGCTCGAGGCGAAGCTCGGCACGCGGTTGTTCGAGCGGCAGGCGCGCACGGCCCCGCGGTTGACCCCCGCGGGCGAGCTGCTCAAGCGTGAGGGCAAGCGCATCCTGCACCAGATCGAGCAGACCGAGTCGCTGCTCGACTCGGTCGTGGCCGACGTGCAGCCGCTGCGGGTGGGCAGCATCAGCTCGGTTCTCGCCGGGCTGCTGCCGACCGTGGTGCGGGCGTTCTCGGCGTCGCACCCGGGTGCCCGGGTGCTGGTCGAGGAGAGCGAGGAGCAGGCGATCCTGTCCGACCTCGTGCGGGGCTCGGTCGACCTGGGCTTCACGCGCGTGCGCTCGATCGACGACCGGTTCGAGGTCGAGCAGCTGGCGCTCGAGCCCTTGGTCGTGGCCCTGCCCGACACGCACCGGCTGGCCGGTGAGACCTCGGTACCCCTGGGCGAGCTGGCCGACGACGACTTCATCATGTTCAACCGCGAGGACGCACCCCAGGCCTACGACCGCATCGTGATGTCGTGCGTCCGGGCCGGTTTCAACCCGCGCATCCCCATCCACGCGGTGAACGACCTCTCGATGCTGAGCACGGTCGCCTGCGGCCTCGGCGTCTCGCTCATGCCCTACCTGTCGTCCTACATCCCGATCCCCGGCGTCCGGTTCGTCACGATCGCCGAGGACTGGGCCCGCACGGCCCTCTCGATGCTCTGGCTCTCGGGGCGACCGAACCCCATGACGACGGCGTTCACGGCCCAGATCCGCACCGAGCTCACCGTGATGCGCGACCGCGACCTGCGGGCCGGCCGCATCACCCTCGAGCTCATCGGCGCCTGA
- a CDS encoding TetR/AcrR family transcriptional regulator encodes MVTATGKTAQRRTRTRSELTAAARRLTAEHGLAGFTIEELCASVGISRRTFFNHFASKDDVVVGVALDEDDETLDGYAFSRRDPRLPPLSTVFDDLGALVVERVENVGLTRGRAADFKAALDREPRLFGAMMRQGDEQRRRLVSAVAAHEGLDEGDPRIDVAVTLLTGLVQRAFERFFFTEGRDDERFEAVLDEHLVIARDLFATSAATPRGPLAPSASSTLPADHDRKAL; translated from the coding sequence ATGGTCACGGCCACCGGCAAGACGGCCCAGCGTCGGACGCGCACCCGGTCCGAGCTGACCGCCGCCGCCCGGCGTCTGACGGCCGAGCACGGACTCGCGGGGTTCACGATCGAAGAGCTGTGCGCCTCGGTCGGCATCTCGCGCCGCACCTTCTTCAACCACTTCGCCTCGAAGGACGACGTCGTGGTCGGCGTCGCGCTCGACGAGGACGACGAGACGCTCGACGGGTACGCGTTCTCGCGACGCGACCCGCGCCTCCCGCCCTTGTCGACCGTCTTCGACGATCTCGGTGCGCTCGTCGTCGAGCGGGTCGAGAACGTCGGCCTCACCCGCGGTCGGGCGGCCGACTTCAAGGCCGCCCTCGACCGCGAGCCCCGCCTGTTCGGCGCCATGATGCGCCAGGGCGACGAGCAGCGCCGGCGCCTCGTCTCGGCCGTCGCCGCGCACGAGGGGCTCGACGAGGGCGATCCGCGCATCGACGTCGCGGTGACGCTGCTCACCGGGCTCGTGCAACGGGCCTTCGAACGCTTCTTCTTCACCGAGGGACGGGACGACGAACGGTTCGAGGCGGTCCTCGACGAGCACCTCGTCATCGCCCGCGACCTGTTCGCCACGTCGGCCGCCACGCCTCGTGGCCCCCTCGCCCCCTCTGCTTCCTCGACCCTCCCTGCCGACCACGACCGAAAGGCGCTGTGA
- a CDS encoding NAD(P)/FAD-dependent oxidoreductase: MTADPRPHVVIVGGGFAGIAAMRSLRDADVRITLIDRHVYNMFQPLMYQVATGGLNAGDVTYFLRSLRSKQSNAEFRHGLLTTIRADERIITLRDGEEIAYDALVLANGVNTSYFGTKGAYEYAYSMYSRSQALRIRDELFTQLENAAASVGSGEVRVVIVGGGATGVEMAGALAELRDQALKDAYPEIDASSITITLVHRSGELLKPFSPRLRKYAAKVLRKRGVDLRLDTGVEEVRPDGVVAADGEFIPAELVIWATGVAAHAEVASWGVPQTDGGRIQVNDDLTVKGLDCIFAAGDIAATDEALAQLAQPAIQGGEHIGEQIVRLLAGKKLLPFKYHDKGTMATVGTNAAVVQLPNGFTMTGPVAWLLWVFVHITSLLGNGNRLSTLTHFFVRYLWALRKRAIPIVGDVRPVRPNGDRAPEKWQTEKVE, from the coding sequence ATGACCGCAGACCCCCGCCCCCACGTCGTCATCGTCGGCGGCGGCTTCGCCGGCATCGCGGCGATGAGGTCCTTGCGAGACGCCGACGTCCGCATCACCCTCATCGACCGCCACGTCTACAACATGTTCCAGCCGCTCATGTACCAGGTCGCCACGGGTGGCCTCAACGCCGGCGACGTCACCTACTTCCTGCGCAGCCTGCGGTCCAAGCAGTCGAACGCCGAGTTCCGTCACGGGTTGCTCACCACGATCCGGGCCGACGAGCGCATCATCACCCTGCGCGACGGCGAGGAGATCGCCTACGACGCCCTGGTCCTCGCCAACGGCGTCAACACCAGCTACTTCGGCACCAAGGGCGCCTACGAGTACGCCTACTCGATGTACTCCCGCTCGCAGGCGCTGCGCATCCGCGACGAGCTGTTCACGCAGCTCGAGAACGCGGCGGCCTCTGTGGGCAGCGGCGAGGTGCGAGTCGTCATCGTCGGCGGCGGCGCCACGGGCGTCGAGATGGCCGGCGCGCTGGCCGAACTGCGCGACCAGGCGTTGAAGGACGCCTACCCCGAGATCGACGCGTCGAGCATCACGATCACCCTCGTTCACCGCAGCGGTGAGTTGCTCAAGCCCTTCTCCCCCCGTCTGCGCAAGTACGCCGCCAAGGTGCTGCGCAAGCGCGGCGTCGACCTTCGGCTCGACACGGGTGTCGAAGAGGTCCGACCCGACGGCGTCGTCGCCGCCGACGGCGAGTTCATCCCGGCCGAGCTCGTCATCTGGGCCACCGGCGTCGCCGCGCACGCCGAGGTCGCGTCGTGGGGCGTGCCGCAGACCGACGGCGGACGCATCCAGGTCAACGACGACCTCACGGTCAAGGGACTCGACTGCATCTTCGCCGCGGGCGACATCGCCGCGACCGACGAGGCTCTCGCGCAGCTCGCCCAGCCCGCGATCCAGGGCGGCGAACACATCGGCGAGCAGATCGTCCGCCTGCTCGCCGGCAAGAAGCTCCTGCCGTTCAAGTACCACGACAAGGGCACCATGGCCACGGTCGGCACCAACGCCGCCGTGGTGCAGCTGCCCAACGGCTTCACGATGACCGGCCCCGTCGCCTGGCTGCTGTGGGTGTTCGTCCACATCACGAGCCTGCTCGGCAACGGCAACCGGCTCTCGACCCTCACGCACTTCTTCGTCCGCTACCTCTGGGCGCTGCGGAAGCGGGCGATCCCCATCGTGGGCGACGTCCGGCCGGTCCGCCCGAACGGTGACCGCGCACCCGAGA
- a CDS encoding amino acid ABC transporter ATP-binding protein yields the protein MTTLTAPPAVPSVQTAGALEIRGLTKDFGATRVLHGIDLVVPAGTTTCIIGPSGSGKSTVLRCVNRLEEPSGGEVLLDGTDVLHGSEDALRRRVGMVFQHFNLFPHRTVLDNIVLPLRRVRRVSKAEARRVALERLTEVGLAEKADVRPASLSGGQKQRVAIARALALGPEVMLFDEATSALDPELVKGVLALMKGLAGAGMTMVVVTHEMGFAREAADQVVFMDRGVVVEAGPPAQLFDHPRTDRLKTFLDQVL from the coding sequence ATGACCACCCTCACCGCGCCACCGGCCGTGCCCTCGGTGCAGACCGCCGGCGCCCTCGAGATCCGGGGGCTGACCAAGGACTTCGGGGCCACCCGGGTGCTGCACGGCATCGACCTCGTGGTGCCCGCCGGCACGACGACCTGCATCATCGGCCCGTCGGGGTCGGGCAAGTCGACGGTGTTGCGCTGCGTCAACCGCCTCGAGGAGCCCTCGGGCGGCGAGGTGCTGCTCGACGGGACGGACGTGCTGCACGGCTCCGAGGACGCGTTGCGTCGTCGGGTCGGCATGGTGTTCCAGCACTTCAACCTGTTCCCGCACCGGACGGTGCTCGACAACATCGTGCTGCCGCTGCGTCGGGTCCGTCGGGTGTCGAAGGCCGAGGCCCGACGGGTCGCGCTCGAACGCCTCACCGAGGTCGGGCTCGCCGAGAAGGCCGACGTCCGGCCCGCGTCGCTCTCGGGAGGCCAGAAGCAGCGCGTCGCCATCGCCCGGGCCCTGGCGCTCGGACCCGAGGTGATGCTCTTCGACGAGGCCACGTCGGCGCTCGACCCCGAGCTGGTGAAGGGCGTGCTCGCCCTGATGAAGGGGCTGGCCGGTGCGGGCATGACCATGGTCGTGGTCACCCACGAGATGGGCTTCGCCCGCGAGGCCGCCGACCAGGTCGTCTTCATGGACCGCGGCGTCGTCGTCGAGGCCGGGCCGCCGGCCCAACTCTTCGACCACCCGCGCACCGACCGGCTGAAGACGTTCCTCGACCAGGTGCTCTGA
- a CDS encoding MDR family MFS transporter — MTTTTTAKADAPFLLTKRRIWIIFGALISGMLLSSLDQTIVSTAMPTIVGELGGVEHQAWITTAYLLATTIVMPIYGKFGDVLGRRNLFLTAIAIFTLASIGCAFATDFWMFVVFRAIQGLGGGGLMILSQAIIADIVPASERGKYLGPLGAVFGLSAIGGPLLGGFFVDHLTWQWAFYINIPVGIAAFVITWAALTLPSKKATKRIDVLGVVLLSAATTCLIFFTEFGGQDDHGWGAPETWLWGAGVVIAASLFVLVESRADDPIIPLSFFRNKVFVLATAVGFVLGIGMFSAIAFVPTFLQMSSGASAAVSGLLLLPMMVGLIGTSILSGNLITKTGKYKVFPVVGTILTGIAMALFTTLTADTPLWLICVFLFLFGAGLGLIMQVVVLVVQNSVDAQNVGTATSTNNYFREVGAALGVAIFGALFTSRLTSNLTDVFTGAGASAGDASQATATLDPATLNQLPEQIRRLVVEAYADSLAPVFAYLIPFIAVAFVLSLFLPQIKLSDVAGMVSRGEALSGDEAEQLEAAERAAQGRGAGRAARRGAGTASEAATAGAVATGAPVAPLDGVDERDERADADRR; from the coding sequence ATGACGACCACCACCACAGCGAAGGCCGACGCGCCCTTCCTCCTGACCAAGAGGCGCATCTGGATCATCTTCGGCGCCCTCATCTCGGGCATGCTGCTGTCGAGCCTCGACCAGACGATCGTGTCGACGGCCATGCCGACCATCGTCGGCGAGCTCGGCGGCGTCGAGCACCAGGCCTGGATCACCACGGCGTACCTGCTCGCCACGACCATCGTCATGCCGATCTACGGCAAGTTCGGTGACGTCCTCGGTCGACGCAACCTGTTCCTCACGGCGATCGCCATCTTCACCCTCGCCAGCATCGGCTGCGCCTTCGCCACCGACTTCTGGATGTTCGTCGTCTTCCGCGCGATCCAGGGCCTGGGCGGCGGTGGTCTGATGATCCTGTCGCAGGCGATCATCGCCGACATCGTCCCCGCCTCGGAGCGAGGCAAGTACCTCGGCCCGCTCGGCGCGGTCTTCGGCCTCTCGGCCATCGGCGGGCCCCTGCTCGGCGGATTCTTCGTGGACCACCTCACCTGGCAGTGGGCGTTCTACATCAACATCCCCGTCGGCATCGCCGCGTTCGTCATCACGTGGGCGGCGCTGACCCTGCCGAGCAAGAAGGCCACCAAGCGCATCGACGTGCTGGGCGTGGTGCTGCTGTCGGCGGCGACCACGTGCCTGATCTTCTTCACCGAGTTCGGCGGGCAGGACGACCACGGCTGGGGTGCTCCCGAGACCTGGCTGTGGGGCGCCGGCGTCGTGATCGCGGCGTCGCTGTTCGTACTCGTCGAGTCGCGCGCGGACGACCCGATCATCCCGCTGTCGTTCTTCCGCAACAAGGTGTTCGTGCTCGCCACCGCCGTCGGCTTCGTGCTCGGCATCGGCATGTTCTCGGCCATCGCGTTCGTGCCCACCTTCTTGCAGATGTCGTCGGGCGCCTCGGCCGCGGTCTCGGGCCTGCTGCTGCTGCCGATGATGGTCGGCCTGATCGGCACCTCGATCCTGTCGGGCAACCTGATCACCAAGACCGGCAAGTACAAGGTCTTCCCGGTCGTCGGTACGATCCTCACCGGCATCGCCATGGCCCTGTTCACGACCCTGACCGCCGACACCCCGCTCTGGCTGATCTGCGTGTTCCTCTTCCTCTTCGGTGCGGGCCTCGGCCTGATCATGCAGGTCGTCGTCCTCGTGGTGCAGAACTCGGTCGACGCGCAGAACGTCGGCACGGCGACCAGTACCAACAACTACTTCCGTGAGGTCGGTGCCGCCCTGGGCGTCGCCATCTTCGGCGCGCTGTTCACGAGCCGGCTCACCTCGAACCTGACGGACGTGTTCACGGGCGCCGGGGCCTCGGCCGGTGACGCCTCGCAGGCGACGGCCACCCTCGACCCGGCGACGCTGAACCAGCTGCCCGAGCAGATCCGTCGCCTGGTCGTCGAGGCCTACGCCGACTCGCTCGCGCCGGTCTTCGCCTACCTGATCCCGTTCATCGCGGTGGCGTTCGTCCTGTCGCTCTTCCTGCCGCAGATCAAGCTCTCCGACGTGGCGGGCATGGTGTCACGCGGTGAGGCGCTGTCGGGCGACGAGGCCGAGCAGCTCGAGGCGGCCGAGCGGGCCGCGCAGGGGCGTGGCGCGGGGCGTGCCGCGAGGCGCGGTGCCGGGACGGCGTCGGAGGCCGCGACCGCCGGTGCGGTCGCCACCGGGGCTCCGGTCGCGCCGCTCGACGGGGTCGACGAGCGGGACGAGCGAGCCGACGCCGACCGGCGGTAG
- a CDS encoding amino acid ABC transporter permease, with the protein MLRTLPDMLAYGVWNTLLLAICATAIGVVVGLLLAVMGTSRHLLPRVLSRIYTDVFRGLPAILTILLIGTGLSPLFNLFTRGNPYPLGILALSLIASAYIGEIFRAGILAVDRGQLEASRALGMSHGDSMRLVVIPQGIRQVLPSLVNQFIAIVKDSSLVYFLGLITSQRELFRIGQDAAITNGNLSPLVLAGVFYLIITVPLTHLVNVIDRRLREGRSFGRRPSGAVPPGTPPSPSALASASASASSAPAADAAGAPSAAGAPTTEPLAPATSGAPR; encoded by the coding sequence ATGCTGCGCACGCTGCCCGACATGCTCGCCTACGGGGTGTGGAACACGCTGCTGCTGGCGATCTGCGCCACGGCGATCGGCGTCGTGGTCGGCCTGCTGCTCGCCGTGATGGGCACGAGTCGTCACCTCCTGCCCCGCGTGCTCAGCCGCATCTACACCGACGTGTTCCGTGGGCTCCCCGCCATCCTGACGATCCTGCTCATCGGGACGGGCTTGTCGCCGCTGTTCAACCTGTTCACGCGGGGCAACCCGTACCCGCTGGGCATCCTGGCGCTCAGCCTGATCGCCAGCGCCTACATCGGCGAGATCTTCCGGGCCGGCATCCTCGCGGTCGACCGCGGCCAGCTCGAGGCGTCCCGGGCGCTCGGCATGAGCCACGGCGACTCGATGCGGCTCGTCGTGATCCCGCAGGGCATCCGTCAGGTGCTGCCGTCGCTGGTGAACCAGTTCATCGCCATCGTGAAGGACTCGTCGCTCGTGTACTTCCTCGGGCTGATCACGTCGCAGCGCGAGCTGTTCCGCATCGGCCAGGACGCGGCCATCACGAACGGCAACCTCTCTCCGCTGGTGCTGGCGGGCGTGTTCTACCTGATCATCACGGTGCCGTTGACGCACCTGGTCAACGTCATCGACCGCCGGCTGCGCGAGGGCCGCTCGTTCGGACGGCGTCCGTCGGGCGCGGTTCCGCCGGGCACCCCGCCGTCGCCCTCGGCCTTGGCATCGGCCTCGGCCTCGGCATCGTCGGCACCGGCCGCGGACGCCGCGGGCGCCCCCTCGGCCGCGGGCGCCCCCACCACCGAACCCCTCGCCCCCGCCACGTCAGGAGCCCCTCGATGA
- a CDS encoding ABC transporter substrate-binding protein, whose amino-acid sequence MTRRTTTRLTAALAAVAALGLALTACSSGGAEAGASNELGTISAGTLRIGTTGDTKPYAYTEDGELQGFDVEMAKEVAKRLGLKTEFVTQEFSALLPAVANGQLDMAAASISDTEEREKTVDFSDHYFIGYISVLAADGSGITDDESSLDGKRLGIVQGTIQDSYAQENFTGAELVRFPDNNSAVAALSSGTIDAHFLDFPVAEEYAAASNGSQSIAINVAVPEFPVGFPIAKGNDALKTAVDGAVADIVADGTWLEIDQKFFPDQPVPDEFQPSE is encoded by the coding sequence ATGACCAGACGAACGACCACCCGCCTCACGGCCGCCCTCGCCGCGGTCGCAGCCCTCGGCCTCGCCCTGACCGCCTGCTCGTCGGGCGGGGCCGAGGCCGGCGCCTCGAACGAATTGGGCACCATCTCGGCCGGCACGCTGCGCATCGGCACGACCGGCGACACCAAGCCGTACGCCTACACCGAGGACGGCGAGCTGCAGGGCTTCGACGTCGAGATGGCGAAGGAGGTCGCCAAGCGCCTCGGGCTGAAGACCGAGTTCGTCACGCAGGAGTTCTCGGCCCTGCTGCCCGCCGTCGCCAACGGGCAGCTCGACATGGCCGCCGCGTCCATCAGCGACACCGAGGAGCGCGAGAAGACCGTCGACTTCAGCGACCACTACTTCATCGGGTACATCTCGGTGCTGGCCGCAGACGGCTCGGGCATCACCGACGACGAGTCCTCGCTCGACGGCAAGCGGCTCGGCATCGTCCAGGGCACGATCCAGGACAGCTACGCCCAGGAGAACTTCACCGGCGCCGAGCTCGTCCGCTTCCCCGACAACAACAGTGCCGTCGCGGCGCTGAGCTCGGGCACGATCGACGCGCACTTCCTCGACTTCCCCGTGGCCGAGGAGTACGCGGCGGCGTCGAACGGCTCGCAGAGCATCGCGATCAACGTCGCCGTGCCCGAGTTCCCGGTCGGCTTCCCGATCGCGAAGGGCAACGACGCGCTGAAGACCGCCGTGGACGGGGCCGTGGCCGACATCGTCGCCGACGGCACCTGGCTCGAGATCGACCAGAAGTTCTTCCCGGACCAGCCCGTCCCCGACGAGTTCCAGCCGAGCGAGTGA
- a CDS encoding MarR family winged helix-turn-helix transcriptional regulator, producing the protein MTPATRTSTSAEPTRDAPTEPQSGDVAAVLIALQHLRSQIAFVNDQMAKRIGVGATDFLALVHLSVQGDTAPKKVGEALGLSSGAMTALADRLEAGGLVTRLQHPTDRRSFVLALTDEGARGVNDAGATYGRAVQEALPASRRPVAEAVFRDLGDALRALAW; encoded by the coding sequence ATGACCCCCGCAACCCGGACGTCCACGTCCGCCGAACCCACCCGCGACGCCCCCACCGAGCCGCAGTCCGGTGACGTCGCCGCCGTGCTCATCGCACTTCAGCACCTGCGGTCGCAGATCGCGTTCGTCAACGACCAGATGGCCAAACGCATCGGCGTCGGCGCGACCGACTTCCTCGCCCTGGTGCACCTCTCGGTGCAGGGCGACACCGCGCCGAAGAAGGTCGGCGAGGCGCTGGGGCTCTCGTCGGGGGCGATGACGGCCCTCGCCGACCGCCTCGAGGCGGGCGGTCTCGTGACCAGGCTGCAGCACCCCACCGACCGTCGCAGCTTCGTCCTCGCCCTGACCGACGAGGGGGCGCGGGGCGTCAACGACGCCGGCGCCACCTACGGCCGGGCCGTGCAGGAGGCGCTGCCCGCGTCCCGCAGGCCCGTCGCCGAGGCGGTCTTCCGCGACCTGGGCGACGCGCTGCGGGCACTGGCCTGGTGA